In Zhaonella formicivorans, one DNA window encodes the following:
- the serA gene encoding phosphoglycerate dehydrogenase, with protein sequence MKILVAEQISEKGIEILQQGGAQVDVRLQLPREELLAIIKDYDAIIVRSVTKINEEFYERAKNLKVVGRAGNGVDNIEMDGATKRGIIVVNTPEANIISAAEHTVGLLISSCRNIPQANTCLKNRKWDRSNFKGVELNGKTVGIVGLGRIGSLVATRLQSFGMRVIAYDPYITDARFKKFGVEKKETLNELITESDFITVHTPKTEETFGMISTEQLSIAKKGVRVVNCARGGIIDEVALAEALKQGIVASAALDVLVDEPNTTSPLLDFDNVIVTPHLGADTIEAQDNVSVTVAQEVLSALRGDMVPNAVNLPALRHHELEVLKPYLRLGETLGKLYHQLEREPVSKIEITYSGEVTGLKMSVITLAVLKGLFEPILKERVNYVNASFIAEQRGISITESTESEIKNYTSLVKLKVTAEDKLYTFTGTLFGKEEIRIVEVCGYEFDINPSACLLVVENMDKPGIIGQIGTLLGASKINITAMQYSRNLETRQAMMILSIDAQISKEVLGLIRSIDGVIAARIVKL encoded by the coding sequence ATGAAGATCCTTGTCGCAGAACAGATTTCAGAAAAAGGAATTGAAATCTTACAACAAGGCGGCGCCCAGGTTGATGTGCGCCTGCAGCTTCCCCGTGAAGAGCTGCTGGCCATCATTAAAGATTATGATGCCATTATCGTGCGCAGCGTCACCAAGATTAACGAGGAATTTTATGAAAGGGCAAAAAATCTGAAAGTAGTTGGGCGCGCCGGCAACGGGGTGGACAATATTGAAATGGACGGCGCCACCAAAAGAGGAATTATAGTGGTCAATACTCCCGAAGCCAATATCATTTCGGCGGCAGAGCATACAGTTGGCCTGCTCATCAGTTCCTGCCGCAATATTCCTCAGGCCAACACCTGCCTGAAAAACCGGAAATGGGACCGCAGTAATTTTAAAGGAGTGGAGTTAAACGGCAAAACAGTAGGAATTGTAGGACTTGGCCGTATTGGTTCTTTAGTGGCTACCCGCCTTCAGTCATTCGGTATGCGGGTTATCGCCTATGATCCCTATATCACCGATGCCCGGTTCAAAAAATTTGGCGTAGAGAAAAAGGAAACCTTGAATGAATTAATCACAGAATCAGATTTTATCACCGTTCATACCCCAAAAACAGAAGAAACTTTTGGTATGATCAGCACAGAGCAGCTTAGCATTGCTAAAAAAGGAGTACGGGTAGTAAACTGCGCCAGGGGTGGTATCATCGACGAGGTAGCATTGGCGGAGGCCTTAAAACAAGGAATAGTTGCCAGCGCTGCCTTGGATGTTTTGGTAGATGAACCAAATACCACTTCACCTCTGCTTGATTTTGACAATGTAATAGTTACTCCTCATCTTGGGGCAGATACTATAGAAGCTCAGGATAACGTAAGTGTGACTGTTGCCCAGGAAGTGCTTAGCGCTCTGCGGGGGGATATGGTTCCCAACGCGGTAAACCTGCCTGCCCTCCGCCACCATGAGTTGGAGGTTTTAAAGCCCTATCTGCGTCTGGGTGAAACATTAGGCAAGCTCTACCATCAATTGGAAAGAGAACCCGTAAGCAAAATTGAGATTACATATAGCGGTGAAGTTACGGGATTAAAGATGTCAGTAATAACTCTGGCAGTACTCAAAGGCCTTTTTGAGCCCATCCTGAAAGAACGAGTAAACTATGTCAATGCCAGTTTCATTGCCGAACAGCGGGGAATTAGCATCACGGAAAGCACAGAAAGCGAAATAAAGAATTACACCAGCCTGGTTAAGTTAAAAGTAACCGCTGAAGACAAACTCTATACCTTTACAGGCACTCTTTTCGGCAAAGAGGAAATAAGAATAGTAGAAGTCTGCGGCTATGAGTTTGACATTAACCCCTCCGCATGCCTGCTGGTTGTAGAAAACATGGATAAACCTGGTATTATCGGACAGATAGGGACCTTACTTGGTGCCAGCAAGATAAATATTACCGCCATGCAATACAGCCGGAACCTAGAAACGAGACAAGCCATGATGATCTTGAGTATTGACGCACAAATTAGCAAAGAAGTGTTAGGGTTGATTCGCAGTATTGATGGCGTCATTGCCGCACGCATTGTAAAACTCTAA
- a CDS encoding pyridoxal-phosphate-dependent aminotransferase family protein, producing the protein MQKEPLLMTPGPTVVPPAVLAKQSQAMIHHRTQEYGEIFAELNQNLRDVFQTKNLVLTFPAAGTGGLEAAVVNFFSPGDKVLVISVGVFGERFAAIAQAFGLSVDKLAIPWGEAADPEAIEARLKRMAYKGVFVTHNETSTGVVNNIAAIGKILADTDTLFVVDAVSSLGCIDLRTDAWRVDVAITASQKGLMAPPGLAFLSISDKAWAAAERATCPRFYWDVFSVRKAMEKSPPQNPYTPAISLVRGANEALRMILAEGLPQVFARHYRLAEATRRAIEAMGLELFAKVGARSDCITSIAMPPGLNAENIAKLMELHYGVIVAGGQESLKGKILRIGHMGYVNEHNILQVIAALEQSLKEENYPLRLGTGITAALEYWGQNQGL; encoded by the coding sequence ATGCAAAAAGAACCATTATTGATGACTCCTGGCCCCACTGTAGTGCCTCCCGCAGTATTGGCGAAACAAAGCCAAGCCATGATCCACCACCGGACACAGGAGTATGGGGAAATTTTCGCTGAGCTTAACCAAAACCTCCGGGATGTCTTCCAAACAAAAAACCTGGTTTTAACCTTTCCCGCTGCAGGCACAGGCGGCTTGGAAGCAGCCGTCGTCAACTTTTTTTCTCCCGGTGACAAGGTTCTGGTGATAAGTGTGGGAGTTTTTGGGGAACGCTTCGCTGCTATCGCCCAAGCCTTCGGTTTAAGTGTGGATAAACTGGCTATACCCTGGGGTGAAGCAGCAGACCCGGAAGCAATAGAAGCGCGCTTAAAAAGAATGGCATACAAAGGGGTATTTGTTACCCACAATGAAACTTCTACCGGAGTTGTTAACAATATTGCTGCCATTGGCAAAATTTTAGCAGATACCGATACGCTATTCGTGGTGGATGCAGTTAGCTCTTTAGGCTGCATTGACTTACGGACTGATGCCTGGAGAGTAGATGTTGCCATTACTGCCTCTCAAAAAGGCCTTATGGCCCCACCCGGGCTTGCTTTCTTAAGCATCAGTGACAAAGCCTGGGCCGCAGCAGAACGGGCTACCTGCCCACGTTTTTATTGGGACGTTTTCAGCGTAAGAAAGGCTATGGAAAAGAGTCCCCCTCAAAACCCTTATACCCCGGCCATATCCCTGGTACGTGGAGCTAATGAAGCGCTGCGGATGATCCTTGCAGAGGGATTACCCCAAGTCTTTGCACGTCACTACCGTTTAGCAGAAGCCACTCGTCGGGCAATAGAGGCCATGGGCCTGGAGCTTTTTGCAAAGGTTGGAGCAAGATCTGATTGCATAACCTCTATAGCAATGCCACCGGGTCTAAACGCAGAAAACATTGCAAAATTAATGGAGCTGCACTACGGAGTAATTGTTGCCGGCGGTCAGGAAAGCTTAAAGGGAAAAATCCTGCGCATCGGGCACATGGGGTATGTCAATGAACATAATATCCTCCAGGTAATTGCAGCTTTAGAACAATCATTAAAAGAGGAGAATTATCCTTTACGGCTGGGAACCGGTATAACAGCAGCTTTGGAATATTGGGGCCAAAACCAAGGCCTTTGA
- the hpt gene encoding hypoxanthine phosphoribosyltransferase: protein MTNPLKDNIQEVLVTSEQIKAKAKELGAQIAKDYEGKDLLIICVLKGALPFMADLIREIDHPLAIDFMAVSSYGDATTSSGAVMILKDLETNINGRNVLIVEDIIDTGLTLKYLIENLQARKPASLKICTLLDKPERRKVDIRVDYKGFTIPDAFVVGYGLDFAELYRNLPDVCILKPEAYENN from the coding sequence TTGACTAATCCGTTAAAAGACAATATTCAGGAAGTGTTGGTGACCAGCGAGCAGATCAAGGCCAAGGCAAAAGAATTGGGCGCGCAAATAGCTAAGGATTACGAGGGCAAAGACTTATTGATCATCTGTGTATTAAAAGGAGCATTGCCTTTCATGGCTGATTTAATCCGGGAGATTGACCATCCTTTAGCCATCGATTTTATGGCTGTATCCAGCTACGGTGACGCTACAACTTCATCGGGGGCCGTCATGATTTTAAAAGATTTGGAAACAAATATTAATGGGCGCAATGTCCTAATTGTGGAGGATATTATTGATACCGGACTGACCCTGAAATATCTTATCGAAAACCTGCAGGCCCGAAAGCCCGCCAGCTTAAAAATCTGCACATTGTTAGACAAACCTGAGCGGCGCAAAGTAGATATCAGAGTAGATTATAAAGGCTTTACCATACCCGATGCTTTCGTGGTAGGTTACGGTTTGGATTTTGCTGAACTGTATCGCAACCTTCCTGATGTCTGCATTTTAAAACCGGAAGCTTACGAAAACAATTGA
- the guaA gene encoding glutamine-hydrolyzing GMP synthase produces MKHDAKEELVLVLDFGGQYNQLIARRVREANVYCEMLPYFTPLETILEKKPKGIIFSGGPSSVYGKGAPRIDQKLYTSGIPILGICYGMQLMAHDLGGQVEQAQAREYGKTRLEVVAEDPLMRGLPKEQQCWMSHGDYIKIPPPGFIVTAKTAYSPVSAMADSDRKLYGVQFHPEVVHTPYGQDMLKHFLYDVCKCTGEWSMTSFIQEEVETIRAQVGDRKVLCALSGGVDSAVAALLVHKAIGDQLTCVFVNHGLLRKGEAEQVQETFRGRFGLNLIYVDAVKRFLDKLQGVEDPERKRKIIGEEFIRVFEEEARKLGQIDYLVQGTLYSDVIESGTETAATIKSHHNVGGLPEDMHFELIEPLRSLFKDEVRAVGEELGLPPGIVWRQPFPGPGLGIRILGEITEEKLEILREADAIVREEIQAAGLGKEVWQYFAVLPNMRSVGVMGDERTYAYTVVIRAVTSHDAMTADWARLPYELLEKMSSRIVNEVKHVNRVAYDITSKPPATIEWE; encoded by the coding sequence ATGAAGCATGACGCAAAAGAGGAACTGGTGCTGGTTTTAGATTTTGGTGGACAATACAATCAGCTGATTGCCAGGAGGGTGCGGGAGGCTAATGTTTACTGTGAAATGCTTCCTTATTTTACCCCACTGGAGACTATTCTGGAGAAAAAACCAAAAGGAATAATCTTTTCCGGAGGTCCCTCCAGTGTTTACGGGAAAGGAGCCCCACGCATTGACCAAAAGCTTTATACCAGTGGCATTCCTATTCTGGGTATATGTTACGGTATGCAGCTGATGGCCCATGATTTGGGAGGCCAGGTTGAGCAAGCTCAAGCCAGGGAATATGGGAAAACCCGGTTGGAGGTTGTTGCAGAAGACCCCCTTATGCGGGGTTTGCCAAAAGAACAGCAGTGCTGGATGAGCCACGGCGATTATATCAAAATTCCCCCTCCCGGTTTCATTGTCACGGCTAAAACAGCCTACAGCCCTGTTTCGGCTATGGCCGATAGTGACCGTAAATTATACGGAGTACAATTCCATCCTGAAGTGGTGCATACACCCTATGGACAGGATATGCTCAAGCATTTCCTCTACGATGTTTGCAAGTGTACCGGCGAGTGGAGCATGACTTCTTTTATACAGGAGGAAGTGGAAACAATCAGGGCCCAGGTGGGCGATCGCAAGGTCCTCTGTGCTTTAAGCGGCGGGGTGGACTCGGCTGTAGCTGCTCTTCTTGTACATAAAGCCATTGGCGACCAGCTGACTTGTGTTTTCGTCAATCACGGTCTTTTGCGCAAAGGAGAAGCGGAACAGGTGCAGGAAACTTTCCGGGGACGGTTCGGTTTGAACCTAATCTATGTGGATGCCGTTAAACGCTTCCTGGATAAATTACAAGGTGTTGAGGATCCGGAAAGAAAAAGAAAAATAATCGGCGAGGAATTTATCCGAGTTTTTGAGGAAGAGGCCAGGAAGCTGGGGCAAATCGACTACCTGGTACAGGGAACTCTTTACTCCGATGTCATCGAAAGCGGTACCGAGACTGCGGCCACCATTAAGAGCCACCACAACGTAGGCGGATTGCCGGAAGATATGCATTTTGAATTAATTGAGCCTCTGCGCTCCTTGTTTAAAGATGAGGTAAGGGCAGTTGGAGAGGAACTGGGATTACCCCCTGGGATTGTCTGGCGCCAGCCTTTCCCCGGACCTGGCTTGGGTATCCGCATTTTGGGCGAAATAACAGAGGAGAAGCTGGAAATCCTACGGGAAGCCGATGCCATTGTGCGGGAAGAGATTCAAGCGGCTGGATTGGGCAAGGAGGTTTGGCAGTATTTTGCTGTTTTGCCTAACATGAGAAGCGTAGGGGTAATGGGGGATGAAAGGACCTACGCTTATACGGTTGTTATTCGGGCTGTAACCAGCCATGACGCCATGACTGCCGATTGGGCCAGGCTCCCCTACGAGCTCCTGGAAAAGATGTCTTCCAGGATCGTCAACGAGGTAAAGCATGTCAACCGGGTTGCTTACGATATAACCTCCAAACCACCGGCAACGATCGAGTGGGAATAA
- a CDS encoding LysR family transcriptional regulator encodes MSINFELYKVFYYVAKHLSFSEASNQLYISQSAVSQAIKSLEENLGCKLFMRHTKQVKLTQEGEILFKHVEQAFNFLKAGERSISEVHSLQRGEVKIGASDTICKYFLLPSFKKFNELYPNITIRVTNRTSPACLELLQKGLVDVSIINLPEKETYRNISFTKIKAIHDVFIAGKKFEYLKHKTLSLKDLEKYPLLMLEKHSVTRTFFDNFLRKNNVFITPEIELGSVDLLIEMAKIGLGIAFVSKEYIARELQKEEVFILNLKEEVPERYLGIAANASIPLPAAAQKFAELLGHK; translated from the coding sequence ATGAGTATAAACTTTGAGCTTTATAAAGTATTTTATTACGTAGCCAAACATTTAAGCTTTTCAGAAGCGTCAAATCAGCTATACATCTCCCAGTCTGCCGTCAGCCAGGCAATTAAATCCCTGGAAGAAAACTTGGGATGCAAACTTTTTATGCGCCATACCAAGCAAGTTAAGTTAACTCAAGAAGGGGAAATACTGTTCAAGCATGTGGAGCAGGCCTTTAATTTTCTCAAGGCCGGGGAACGGAGTATAAGTGAAGTCCATTCTTTACAGCGTGGGGAAGTAAAAATAGGAGCCAGCGATACCATCTGCAAATACTTTTTACTGCCTAGTTTTAAAAAGTTCAATGAGCTCTACCCCAACATTACGATTCGTGTTACCAACAGGACTTCCCCCGCCTGTCTCGAATTGCTGCAAAAGGGTCTGGTAGATGTAAGCATCATTAATTTGCCAGAAAAAGAAACTTACAGAAATATAAGTTTTACAAAAATCAAAGCCATCCATGACGTATTTATTGCCGGAAAAAAGTTTGAATACTTGAAGCACAAGACGCTAAGCCTTAAAGATTTAGAAAAATATCCCTTGTTAATGCTGGAAAAACACAGTGTAACCAGAACATTCTTTGATAATTTTCTCAGGAAAAATAACGTCTTCATTACTCCCGAAATTGAGCTTGGCAGCGTTGATTTGCTGATTGAGATGGCGAAAATTGGCCTGGGGATTGCTTTTGTAAGCAAGGAATATATTGCGCGGGAACTGCAGAAGGAGGAGGTTTTTATCCTGAATCTTAAAGAGGAAGTACCTGAGAGATACTTGGGTATAGCAGCCAACGCCTCTATTCCTCTGCCTGCGGCGGCACAAAAGTTCGCAGAGCTGCTGGGACACAAATAA
- a CDS encoding phosphoribosylformylglycinamidine synthase, translated as MTAKVRRIYVEKKKGFDSEARNIYLDLKENLGIKGLTGVRVVNRYDFVGLTDEEYEKARNTIFAEPPVDCVYDEKLEFNEADSVFAMEFLPGQYDQRADSAAQCVQILTQKERPIVLSAKVIILQGQISDAELTKVKEYLINPLESREAALEKPETLEMGVELPQEVEVFEGFITKTPEELQKFLDDLELAMSLEDLKFCQTYFRDVEKRNPTMTEIKAIDTYWSDHCRHTTFFTKIDRVSIEKGVFTKPIEQAYEKYLASREFVYGDNEKDVCLMDIAVIAMKELKKRGLLQDLDESDEVNACSIVVNVDVDGVNEDWLVMFKNETHNHPTEIEPFGGAATCLGGAIRDPLSGRAYVYQAMRVTGSGDPRAKVEDTLPGKLPQRKITTGAAAGFSSYGNQVGLATGQVAEIYHEDYVAKRMEVGAVIAAAPKKNVKREKPKPGDVIILLGGRTGRDGCGGATGSSKEHTEESIFTCGAQVQKGNPPEERKIQRLFRNPKASAMIKKCNDFGAGGVAVAIGELADGLEIDLDAIPKKYEGLDGTELAISESQERMAVVLAPEKVQKFIDFASRENLEATPVAKVIAERRLRMYWRGKLIVDLSRDFLNTNGVKQRAQVVVTEPAEKENYFKNVSPAVEKELPDLRRAWLANLQDLNVCSQKGLVEIFDSTVGAGTVLMPFGGKYQATPAEGMVAKIPVLSGETTTGTIMTYGFNPKLSKWSPFHGAVYAVVEAVAKVVALGGDYKNIRLTLQEYFEKLGKDAVKWGKPFSALLGAYYAQEKLGIPAIGGKDSMSGTFKDLNVPPTLVAFAVNPVDVRTVVSQEFKKAGSKVVLVPAPRTENELPDFTALGKNYSKIHELVQAGRVLASHTVKMGGIAEAVSKMSFGNRIGMVFENFMDPKALFRPDYGSIILEIEATEDLPEIFGEVEYKVLGFTQEKAEIAIDGIEIALDEAYAAWEKPLEKIFPTKTEVIPDKPKLIEYGKKNTRKPAVKIAKPRILLPVFPGTNCEYESARAFEKAGGIVETLVFRNLTVAQVEQSLEELAKLIKNSQIIMLPGGFSAGDEPDGSGKFIATVFRNPKVKEEVMRFLKERDGLMLGICNGFQALIKLGLLPYGEIRDLTADSPTLTFNKIGRHISCMVRTKVVSTLSPWFNNVKLGDVHTVAVSHGEGRFVAGKELIAELIYNGQIATQYVDFDGNPSYDIRFNPNGSVEAVEGITSPDGRILGKMAHSERIGPNVAVNVPGEKDQKIFEAGIKYFQ; from the coding sequence ATGACAGCTAAAGTGAGAAGAATTTACGTAGAAAAGAAAAAAGGCTTCGATAGTGAGGCCCGAAATATTTATTTGGACCTGAAAGAAAACCTTGGAATTAAGGGACTTACAGGAGTACGGGTGGTTAACCGTTATGATTTTGTTGGCCTGACTGACGAAGAATACGAAAAAGCCCGTAACACAATTTTTGCCGAACCACCGGTAGACTGCGTTTACGATGAAAAATTGGAGTTCAATGAAGCTGACAGCGTATTTGCCATGGAATTTTTGCCTGGTCAATACGACCAGAGGGCTGATTCTGCCGCTCAGTGTGTGCAGATCCTAACCCAAAAGGAGCGGCCCATTGTCCTTTCGGCCAAAGTGATCATCCTGCAAGGTCAAATATCGGATGCTGAATTAACAAAGGTTAAAGAGTATCTGATCAACCCCTTGGAATCCCGGGAGGCTGCTCTGGAAAAGCCGGAGACTTTGGAAATGGGGGTTGAGCTTCCACAGGAGGTAGAGGTCTTTGAGGGTTTTATTACTAAGACCCCTGAAGAATTACAAAAATTCTTAGATGACCTAGAACTGGCCATGAGCCTGGAAGACCTGAAGTTTTGCCAAACCTATTTCAGGGATGTGGAAAAAAGAAATCCCACCATGACCGAAATCAAGGCCATTGATACTTATTGGTCGGACCACTGCCGCCATACAACATTTTTTACCAAAATTGACCGTGTATCCATAGAAAAAGGCGTTTTTACTAAGCCCATTGAGCAGGCGTATGAGAAATATCTTGCGTCCAGGGAATTCGTCTATGGAGATAACGAGAAAGATGTCTGCCTGATGGATATCGCTGTCATAGCAATGAAAGAGCTGAAAAAAAGAGGCCTGCTGCAAGATCTGGATGAGTCGGATGAAGTAAATGCCTGCAGTATAGTAGTGAACGTAGATGTAGACGGTGTTAATGAGGATTGGCTGGTAATGTTCAAAAACGAAACCCACAACCATCCTACGGAAATAGAACCTTTTGGCGGTGCTGCTACCTGTTTGGGCGGCGCCATCAGGGACCCGTTGTCGGGGAGAGCTTACGTGTATCAAGCTATGCGGGTGACCGGCAGCGGCGATCCCAGGGCTAAGGTAGAGGATACACTTCCCGGTAAATTGCCGCAGCGGAAAATAACCACAGGGGCAGCTGCCGGTTTCAGCTCCTACGGGAATCAAGTGGGGCTTGCTACCGGGCAGGTTGCTGAAATTTACCACGAGGATTATGTGGCCAAGAGAATGGAAGTGGGCGCGGTAATAGCTGCCGCACCCAAAAAAAATGTCAAAAGGGAAAAGCCAAAGCCAGGTGATGTAATAATCCTTTTGGGAGGCAGGACCGGGCGGGATGGCTGCGGAGGCGCTACCGGTTCTTCCAAAGAACATACGGAAGAATCTATTTTCACCTGTGGAGCACAGGTGCAAAAAGGAAATCCCCCGGAAGAGAGGAAAATCCAAAGATTGTTTAGAAATCCAAAGGCTAGCGCAATGATTAAAAAATGCAATGATTTTGGCGCTGGTGGCGTTGCTGTGGCTATAGGGGAGTTAGCCGACGGACTGGAAATTGATTTAGATGCCATACCTAAAAAGTACGAAGGCTTGGACGGTACCGAACTGGCCATCTCCGAATCCCAGGAAAGAATGGCGGTGGTGTTGGCCCCTGAAAAGGTGCAAAAGTTCATAGACTTTGCAAGCAGGGAAAACCTTGAAGCTACTCCTGTTGCCAAAGTAATTGCTGAGCGGAGACTCAGGATGTACTGGAGAGGTAAGCTAATTGTAGATCTGAGCCGCGATTTTTTAAATACCAACGGTGTAAAACAAAGAGCCCAAGTGGTTGTAACAGAACCTGCCGAAAAGGAAAACTACTTTAAAAATGTGTCTCCGGCTGTGGAAAAAGAATTGCCAGATTTAAGAAGAGCTTGGCTGGCCAATTTACAAGATTTAAACGTGTGCAGCCAAAAAGGGCTGGTTGAAATTTTTGACAGCACTGTTGGCGCGGGGACGGTTCTGATGCCTTTTGGGGGAAAATATCAAGCCACACCTGCTGAAGGAATGGTGGCTAAAATTCCGGTACTTTCCGGAGAGACAACAACCGGCACAATCATGACTTATGGCTTTAATCCTAAACTTTCCAAATGGAGCCCTTTCCATGGAGCGGTATACGCGGTTGTGGAGGCCGTTGCTAAGGTTGTTGCTCTGGGCGGGGACTATAAAAATATCCGGCTCACCCTGCAGGAGTATTTTGAAAAGCTGGGCAAAGATGCTGTAAAATGGGGAAAACCTTTCAGCGCCCTTTTGGGAGCTTATTATGCGCAAGAAAAATTAGGAATCCCGGCCATAGGCGGCAAGGACAGCATGTCCGGGACTTTTAAGGATTTAAATGTACCACCGACGTTGGTAGCCTTTGCAGTTAACCCGGTAGATGTCCGTACCGTTGTCTCCCAGGAATTTAAAAAAGCAGGCAGCAAGGTAGTCTTGGTTCCTGCACCAAGAACTGAAAACGAACTCCCCGATTTTACAGCTTTGGGCAAAAACTATAGTAAAATCCATGAACTGGTTCAGGCCGGCAGAGTTCTGGCCTCCCATACTGTAAAAATGGGCGGGATTGCTGAAGCTGTAAGTAAAATGAGTTTTGGCAACCGGATTGGCATGGTTTTTGAAAATTTTATGGACCCTAAAGCTCTCTTTAGACCGGACTACGGCTCCATCATTTTGGAAATCGAGGCAACTGAGGATTTGCCGGAAATATTTGGTGAAGTGGAATATAAAGTGTTAGGTTTCACCCAGGAGAAAGCGGAGATTGCTATTGATGGAATTGAGATTGCTCTTGATGAAGCTTATGCTGCATGGGAGAAACCGCTGGAAAAAATCTTCCCTACCAAAACTGAAGTTATACCAGACAAACCGAAGTTAATTGAATATGGGAAGAAAAATACCCGTAAACCGGCTGTGAAAATCGCAAAGCCCAGAATCTTGCTTCCTGTCTTTCCAGGGACCAACTGTGAGTATGAATCTGCCCGGGCCTTTGAAAAAGCCGGGGGAATAGTTGAAACTCTTGTCTTCAGGAATTTGACGGTGGCGCAGGTTGAACAATCCCTGGAGGAACTGGCAAAATTAATCAAAAATTCTCAGATAATCATGCTGCCCGGAGGGTTTAGTGCCGGGGATGAGCCCGATGGCTCGGGAAAATTTATCGCCACCGTCTTTAGAAACCCTAAGGTCAAAGAAGAAGTTATGAGATTCTTAAAAGAGAGAGACGGGCTGATGTTGGGAATTTGTAACGGTTTTCAGGCTTTGATTAAACTCGGGCTGCTTCCCTATGGAGAGATCCGGGATTTGACAGCAGATAGCCCCACTCTTACTTTTAATAAAATAGGCCGTCATATTTCCTGCATGGTCAGAACTAAAGTTGTATCCACCCTTTCTCCATGGTTTAACAATGTTAAGCTGGGGGATGTGCATACTGTTGCCGTGTCCCATGGTGAGGGCCGATTCGTAGCCGGCAAAGAACTAATTGCCGAGCTGATTTATAATGGTCAAATTGCTACCCAGTATGTTGATTTTGACGGCAACCCCAGTTACGACATCCGGTTTAACCCCAATGGCTCAGTGGAAGCTGTAGAGGGTATCACCAGTCCTGACGGTAGAATTTTAGGAAAAATGGCTCATTCGGAAAGAATTGGTCCCAATGTGGCAGTCAATGTTCCGGGTGAAAAAGACCAGAAGATATTTGAAGCAGGGATTAAATATTTCCAGTAG